One window of Desulfovibrio inopinatus DSM 10711 genomic DNA carries:
- a CDS encoding Txe/YoeB family addiction module toxin, protein MTKDKLSRLTWTLAAWSDYEYWQNQDRKTLKRINALIKDCLRHPFEGIGKPEPLRENLAGFWSRRIDASNRLVYCVQDGELAIIACRYHYD, encoded by the coding sequence ATGACGAAGGATAAGCTGTCTCGTTTGACCTGGACCTTGGCGGCCTGGAGTGACTACGAATATTGGCAGAATCAGGATCGAAAAACGCTCAAACGGATTAATGCACTCATCAAAGACTGTCTTCGGCATCCGTTTGAGGGAATTGGTAAGCCGGAGCCATTGAGAGAAAACCTTGCTGGATTTTGGTCTCGTCGGATAGATGCGAGTAATCGCCTTGTGTATTGCGTCCAGGATGGAGAACTCGCCATCATTGCATGTCGCTATCATTATGACTAA
- a CDS encoding type II toxin-antitoxin system Phd/YefM family antitoxin, with amino-acid sequence MRVVTFSDARNRLKNIIDQVNDDADYTVIARRNAPNAVVMSMDTFNSLMETVHLLRSPANAAHLATSIQQLRQGQTLQRNIVDDEG; translated from the coding sequence ATGCGTGTGGTCACATTTTCTGATGCCCGCAATCGTCTTAAAAACATCATCGATCAAGTTAATGATGATGCCGATTATACGGTTATCGCGAGGCGCAACGCTCCCAATGCTGTTGTGATGTCCATGGACACGTTCAACAGTTTAATGGAAACGGTTCATCTCTTGCGCTCACCGGCAAACGCAGCTCATCTCGCTACCTCCATTCAGCAGCTTCGCCAAGGTCAAACGCTACAGCGGAATATAGTTGATGACGAAGGATAA